GGCAATTGCTTGCTGATCAGGCTGGGCCAGTCCTCGCCTGCTGCAAGTCCGTAGCCCGCCGAGAGGCTGTCGCCGAACACGAGGATCGTCTGCGGAGGCGCAGCCCGCGCATTGACCAGTAGCATCAGGGCGATGACAACCCGAACCAGGAAACGCGAACACAGCGTAAGGGAAGAATTCATGCAGTCCATTCAAAATGAGATGCACCGGTTAGTCGAGCAGCCCGCGGGGGCAGTTGTGCGTGCGCACCAGCTGGGTAAACGAGTCAGCATGGGCGAGGCCACGCTCGACATTGTAAAGGATATTTCTTTTTCGCTGGATGCAGGCACCACTCTGGCTATTGTGGGGGAGTCCGGCTCCGGTAAGTCGACGTTACTTGGCTTGCTGGCGGGGTTGGATGAGCCAACATCAGGCGAGGTTCAACTGGCCGGGCAATCGTTACAGCAACTGAATGAAGACCAGCGGGCGGCCTTACGTGCGCGGCATGTCGGATTTGTCTTTCAATCGTTTCAGTTGCTCCCGGCCTTAAGTGCGCTGGATAACGTGGCACTGCCACTAGAGCTGGCGGGTGCACGCGACGCACTGTCACGCGCGGAACAGATGCTCAAGGCAGTGGGGCTCGGACATCGCCTGTCGCATCGACCTAAAGCGCTGTCGGGTGGCGAGCAGCAGCGAGTCGCGTTGGCGCGCGCATTTGTCGCCCGCCCGACCATCCTGTTTGCTGACGAACCCACCGGCAATCTGGATCAGGAGACGGGGGCGCATATTGTCGATCAGCTGTTTGCACTCAATGCCGAACACGGCACCACGCTGATTCTGGTCACGCATGACGTCCTGCTAGCTGCGCGCTGTCAGCGCCGGATTCGTTTGAAGGGCGGCATGATCGTAGAGGATTCTGGAGCACAGCCATGATGCGCTTCGCCATGCGCTGGTTCTGGCGCGAACTGCGGGCTGGCGAACTGACCATCATGCTGGTGTCGCTGATTGTGGCGATGACGGCATTCAGTGGGGTGGCGATGTTTACGGATCGGGTGCAATCGGCCATCGATGCGCAAATTGGCCGGGTATTGCGTGCGGATCTGATGATTAATAGCTCCACCCCAATTCCGGCCAAATGGATAGAAATTGCCACTCGACATGGTGTGCGAACAACGTCGGGTATTGTGCTGAATAGCATGATGCAGGGGGCATCCCGCGCCAGATTGGTATCGATCCGGGCGGTGGGCGAGGGGTATCCCTTATTGGGTGATATTCGATTACTGCGAGACGGGAGAGAGGTGTCCTTTACACATGGGCCAGTCAAAGGCGAGGTCTGGGTAGATGAGGATGGCTTGCGAGCACTTTCCGTGCGTGTCGGTGATCGGATTAGTCTAGGCGAGGCTGATTTTAAAGTAGGTGGCGTGCTGGCTCGTGAAATGGACGGCATGCTGGATATGTTTTCTCGCATGCCCGCTGTCATCATGCATCTGGATGATGTGGCGGCCACACAGCTGATTTTGCCGGGCAGTCGCGTGCGTTATCGCTTGCTGATGGCAGGTGAGTCCACGCAATTACAAGCAGCACGGGAGGCGATCAAGCCGTTTTTGCAGGCTGGACAGACCATCGACGATCCTCGTGAAAGTCGTCGGGAGATTCGCGATGCGGCAGAAAAGGATCAACGCTTCCTGAAAATTGCCGCCTTGCTGAGTGTGTACTTGGCGGCCGCAGCTGTCATGCTGGCGGCGCAGCGCTTTGTTGCGCGACATGCCGATTCCGTTGCGGTTTTGCGCACACTCGGTTTGCAATCGTGGCAGCTCAAACGACTGATATATGTGCAGTGCGCCGCGCTTTTTATGCTCAGCGTGGTGCCCGGTGTGTTGCTTGGCTGGGGGGTACAACAACTCCTGGCAATGGTCGCGAGCGGGATGCTGGATATCATGCTACCGCCACCCGGATGGATGGCGGTCGGCGTGTCGGCGATGCTGGCAGTGATTTTAATTTTGGGTCTCTGCCTACCCGGATTGATGCGGTTGCGATTTGTCTCTCCTTTGCGAGTACTGCGTCAGGATAGCTTGGGGCTACGTGGTGGACGCTGGCTGGCGCTGACTGCAACGGCGAGCCTGTCGGGATTGATCTATTGGCAATCCGGCGGTGGCAAGCTGGCATGGGTGATGCTGACTGGCATTTCGCTTGCATTGATTCTGACTGGGGTAATCGCGTGGTGCTTGCTGGCGCTGTGCATGCGAATCGTGCCTCGGCGCATGTTGGCGCTGTATTTTGCGGTGCGCAATCTGAGTGCTCGGGGAATGGCGACCGTTACGCAAACCAGTGCACTGGCGCTCGGCTTCACCGCATTGGGCATCCTCTGGGTGGTTCGCTTCGATTTGATTGAAGGATGGCGCGCCACGTTGAGTCAGGGTGTACCGAACCATTTCGTGATCAATCTGCAACCCGCTCAGCTAGATCGCTTCACGGATGCGTTTTCGCATGCAGGCCTGAGCGTACCCGAGACGTTTCCTATGGTTCGTGCGCGATTGCAGCGCATTGCGGGTAAGTCGCTCCAGTCCATCAGCTTGGCGGAGAAAGAGGATCGCCGCTTTGCCGAGCGTGAATTCAATTTATCCTTTGGCGAGTCGATTCGGCCTGACAATGCGCTTGTCGCAGGGCGCGCAACCCGAGCGGACGCACATGAGTGGACGATCGAGCAGTCTATGGTAAAGCGGCTAGGCATCAAGCTCGGGGATGAGCTGTGCTTTGATATTCAGGGAAGCTCAAGCTGCGGACATGTGGTTGGTGTGCGAAAGGTGAACTGGAACTCGTTTCGGGTAAATTTCTTTGTAATCGGCACGCCTGCGATGCTGGCAGGCGCTCCGGCCAGCCATGTCAGCAGCTTTTATCTGGATTCGGCGCATCGGCCATTTGCCGATACACTGGTCAAATCGTTGCCCAACCTGACTGTGTTCGATGTATCCGCTTTGCTTGATCAGGTGAAAGTACTGGTGGATGCCATGCTGAATGCGATGAGCGTGGTGTTTGCATTTGCCATGCTGGCCGGCATCTGCGTATTGTACGCCGCCACGCTGAATACACATGATGCACGCAAGCAGGATGTCGCTGTGCTGCGTACCCTCGGCGCCGCCGGGTCGCTTGTACGACGCATGGCGCGTTATGAGTCGTTGATTGTGGGCGCGATTGCCGGCCTGATGGCTGGGCTGGTCGCCTTGGTGTCTGGCGAGGCGCTGGCGAGGTATGTGCTGGAATTACCAGTCCATGCCAGCTGGTGGCTCCCATTTGCGGGATTGATGTCAGGTGCGCTGGCCGTGTGGCTGGCGACCTTGCCGTTTTTGCGTGCGGTGCTGAATACCTCACCTGCGCGCGTGCTTCGAGAATAAAGATGTCTGATTCATTTGCTTCACGTTTGATTCGCTGGCAGAAAGTGCACGGGCGGCATGATCTGCCCTGGCAAACCGATGATCCGTATCGGGTTTGGTTATCCGAAATAATGCTGCAGCAAACGCAGGTGACGACCGTTATTCCCTATTACCTGCGGTTTGTCGAACGGTTTCCCGATGTTGCGGCTCTGGCCGAGGCATCGCAAGACGATGTGCTGGCGCTGTGGTCGGGACTCGGCTACTACAGCCGTGCGCGCAATCTGCATCGTGCAGCACAGATGGTGATGAGCGACTTTGGCGGATGTTTTCCCGATCAGTCCGCGCAATTGATCCAGTTACCGGGGATTGGTCCGTCTACGGCGGCGGCCGTAGCTGCATTTAGTTCGGGCGAACGGGTGACGATTCTCGATGGCAATGTGAAACGCGTGCTGGCGCGCTGGCGGGCGATCGAAGGTTTTCCGGGTGAAAAACGCATTGAACAGCAATTGTGGGCGCTTGCAGAGACACTCGTGCCAGAGGTCAATGCCAGCATCCGGTCTGATATGAAGGCATACACCCAAGGCTTGATGGATTTAGGCGCAACGCTGTGTACGCGGAGCCGTCCGAACTGTTCTACATGCCCACTCAGGTCTGATTGTGTGGCCTATCAGTCTGCCCGTACCCACGAATTGCCGACGCCTCGTCCTAAAAAGGCTGTACCTGAACGTTACGCCGTCTTCGTACTCCTGAGACACGGTGGCAAAGTCTTGCTCGAAAAGCGTGCGGAAAATGGCATCTGGGGCGGGATGTGGAGCCTACCGCAATGCGAGCCCGATGACCTGGCTGCCTGGCTTGCCAGTGCATTCGGCGCTGTGGAACGCGATTTGCGTCCGCTTGCGCGCCTGACGCATATATTTACTCATTTCAAGCTGCATATCGATGCGCGTATGCTCAATGCTTCGATCCCGTTTCCCGCCGCATCGGAAGTATTCTGCTGGGTCACAATTGCTGATGCCCTGAACATGGGCATCCCCTTGCCGGTTCGCAAACTGCTGCTAGCAGCACAATCACCACTTGCATCCACCTTCGCGGACGGCATCAATGGCGAGGGGAACGACGGCGAGTAGGCCTGCACCTGCATATGCATTGCGGCAATCTGCTCGCGTCGCCTTGTTGATCTCCCGTGCGAGCTGGGCACGTTGAGGTGTCTGTGGATCATCTTCCCAGGGGTGTTTGCGTTCGATTTTGCGCTTCATGCCATCTTGCGCGATGCGTGCGCCAATTGCGTCCAGATTGCCGGTGACCGAGAATGAGCCGGCAGCTGGCGCTGCTGCTGGTTGACTCTGATTGGATGTTTCACTGTTTGGTTGATCAACTCCAGTTGGCGCGACCGATGGCTGATTACGCGGCTGTTCGAGTGCCCGCTGGGGTATGATCCTTGCAGATTGCCGCGAGGGGTAAGCAGCGGTGGCTCGTGATGCAGCCGACGTGTTAGTAGGCATATCCACCTTGGACGGCGGGTGCAATTCAACGTCGAACCAGCGTGGCAGTGAGGGAGCATCTATCTGCTGAGTTGGTGCGTGCAGCCAAATGACCAGAATGCCGTGTACGCAACATGACGCCAGAATCCATTGCTTAAGACGATGTCGTTTGAATGCCATGGGGGCATTCAGTTGTGCAGCATGCACGATCCCATCCTCCGGCCCGCATATTTTGATGCAATCTATGAGCGTGATACCCAGCAAGAGTTCCCGATAGATTGAAACGATCAGACCGCAGGCACTTGCTTTGTCGCAAGAATGGTCGATCATGAAAGTAGTGGGTAGCTGTCTGAACTGGGAGCAGGTGCGATGCGTGTACTGGTGGTAGATGATGTTGATATCAACCGACGTGTGGCCGGATTATTTCTCAAAATGGCGGGCTACGAAATTGACGAAGCATCGGATGCTGCTTCTGCGTGGCAGAAGATCAGTAGCGAGCAGTACGATCTTGTGTTGCTCGACATCAGCATGCCGGATATGAGTGGTGCAGATCTGTGCCGCAAGATTCGTGCAGAATTACCACAGCCACAACCCAAATTGTGTGCCTACACAGCACATGCCATTGAAAGTGAGCAACGGGAAATCCTGGCTGCCGGCTTTGATGGTATCGTCACCAAACCGATCTCAAAAGATTCCTTACTCGCTGAATTGAAACATATTCTCGGCTAACATGTCTGCGTGAAAGTGGTGCAGGATCAATACACAATTGCGCTCAAATCAACCAAGCGCTTGCATTGATTCGCGGGATGCCATTTAATCGTCCCACTGCATTGTCGGTACCATTCAATGGTGCCGGCGCCAATCAGCGAGACAGGCGTTTGTTTTGATGCAGCGCCGGGAGAGAGACATGAAGCGATTTGTACTGGCAGCAACGGCTGTCATGATGACTGGGTTGGTAATGGCGGCTGATATGGCATCGCCAATCGGCACCTGGAAAACGATTGACGATAGCACTGGCAAGCCGCGCGCAATTGTTGAACTTTGGCAGGATAAGGGCGAATTGCGCGGGAAGATCGTCAAGCGCTTCCCGCAACCGGGCGACAATGCCAGCGGTCTCTGCGAAAACTGTACCGGCGATCTGAAAGACAAGCCAATTGATGGGATGACCTTTGTCTGGGGCTTGAAGCAGGAAGGCAGTGAGTGGGCGGGCGGCAAGATTCTCGATCCGGCCAATGGCAAGGTATACAGCGCCAAGATGGAACTGACAGAAAACGGTTCCCGCCTCAAAGTACGTGGTTTCCTCGGGTTTGCACTGCTGGGGCGCACCCAGGTTTGGCATCGAGAGTAATAAGCACGAGAACACTGACTCGAACGATAATGGGCGACATCTGGTCGCCCATTGTTTTTTTGCGTACGCCTCACGCCTGTCAATGTCATGGGTATTTGATACCGCGTTTTGTGCAATTTATCTCACGTTTGGTTCATTCATGCCCCGGATGTAATAAGCTTGCAGCCATGAATCAGGGATTGCAGGTATAACCATGAGTTCTCGTGAACCGGATAGACGGGCTAAATGGCAGCAGGAGATGCTGCAAGGCGTTGAAGAAGCCTGGCGTCTAATTGTGCATGTTTGGTGGCAATTTTTTGACTGGGTCGCCGTCGTCAGTTGGTGGACGCTGGTGGTTGCCTGGGGTGTCACGCTGATGTTGGGCAGTGCACTGGGCATGGGGGACAGCGTCTGGCGCTTTGGTTTGATTACGGTGTTAATCAAAATCATTGCCCGAGGCAAGCGCCGTGCCGAGTTGACTGCACAGGAGGCCGAAGAGTCAGCCATGGTTGAGCGTCTCGAGCGTAAGGTTGCCGAGGCACGTATGGAAGCCATGCAGGCACAGATTGAGCCTCACTTTCTCTTTAATACGCTGGCCTCGATTGATCAGCTCATTGAGGTTGATCCGCCGCGAGCCAGTCGGGTTCAGAAGACGCTCATCCGCTATTTGCGTGCAGCGATGCCGAAAATGCGAGATGGTTCGTCCAACTCGACGCTTGGACAGCAGCTTGATCTCAGCACCGCGTTTCTCGAAATCATGCAGATTCGCATGGAGGATCGCCTGCGCGTCACGGTCACTGTGCCAGATTCTTTGCGGCCGTTGCCATTTCCCCCCATGATGCTTCAAACGCTCGTCGAAAACTCAATTAAACACGGACTTGAGCCAAAGGCAGCCGGAGGAGAACTGCATATTTCCGCACGACTCCTTGATGCGCGACTAAGTGTGACCGTGCGCGATACGGGTGTTGGATTCTCTGGCACACCCGGTAATGGTGTCGGTCTTGCCAATATTCGCGAACGCTTGCGCATGCTGTATGGCAATACTGCCGAGCTGGCTATTGAAGTGCCAGAGCAGGGTGCACAAGTCTCCATTATTCTTCCCATGGACTATCAACCGTCATGAATGCAATAGCCCCTACAGCCCTGATCGCCGATGATGAGCGTTTGATGCGCGATCAGTTGAGAATGCGTCTGGGTACCGTGTGGCCGGAATTACAGATCATCAGCGAAGCAGCCAATGGCCGTGAAGCAATTGCCGAGGCTCGCGCATGCGAACCAGACATTGTGTTTCTGGATATCCGCATGCCGGAAGTGACCGGCATCGAAGCAGCTAAAGTGCTTGCCAGGGATTTTCATGTGGTCTTCGTTACTGCCTATGACGAATATGCCATCGAGGCATTTGAGCAGGGGGCGGTCGATTATGTATTGAAGCCAGCAGATCCGGAAAGACTGGAAAAAACCTGCGAGCGTCTCAAGGCGCGTCTGGTAGATAGCAAGCCAGCTGCCAATCCTGCATTTGATGCCTTACTTGGCGAATTAAGTGCTCGGCTAGGTGGAGGAAGTGCGCCACGACGCGAATACCTGCGCTGGATTCAGGCCAACGTCGGTAATTCGTTGCGCATGATTAATACCAACGAAATCCTGTTTTTCCGCTCGGATGAGAAGTACACCCGCGTACAGACTGAATCCTTCGAGGCCCTGATCCGCAAGCCAATCAAAGAGCTAATTGACGAATTGGATCCGGACGAATTCTGGCAAATCCATCGCTCGACAGTAGTGCGAGTAGAGGCCATCAAGGAGATTACGCGGGACTTCTCTGGACGGCAGATTGTCCATGTCCACGGCCATGGTGAAAAGCTTGAGGTCAGCCGCAATTACACCGGGCTATTCAAGCATATGTAAATTATTCCGCCATGCACATCCTCAACGCCGCCTGCCAGTCAGGAGGAGTGAGCCCAAAAGTATGTGTAAACTTATCCAGATTCAGTCGTGAGTTGTGTGGACGCTTGGCTGGAAGCGGGTACTGGCTTGCGGGAATGGCGATAAGCTCTGGTGCGGCAACCCCGGCTTCACTGGCAATACGGAATATAGCTTCGGCAAAGCCATACCATGTGGTGACACCGCTGTTGGCCAGATGATAGGTACCCGTGACGGCCTGCCAGTCAGGCTGACTTGCAATAATATGGCAGGTCAGGTCGGCGAGTGTACGGCACCACGTGGGCGCTCCGAACTGATCGTCGATGATCGACAGTTGCGAGCGCTCCTTACCAAGCCTGAGCATCGTCAGTAAAAAGTTTTTGCCACGCGAGCCGTACACCCAGCTTGTCCGTAAAATCAGATGTGCACAGCCGCTGGCGCGAATGGCTTCTTCCCCTGCCAGCTTGGAAGCGCCATAGACGTTCTGAGGGACACATGGCGCGTCTTCTCTCCATGGCTGGTCCCCGTCTCCTGAGTAGACATAGTCGGTTGAGTAGTGAATCAGCGGAATTTTCCAGCGGGCTGCATAATCTGCAAATAGCGCTGGGGCACGTGCATTGATTGCGTAGGCTTCATCGTGCTGGTTTTCGGCGGCATCTACCGCAGTAAATGCCGCTGGATTAATGATCAGATCTGGCGAGTAATTGCTCAGGCAGGACTGAATAGAGGATTCAGAAGACAGATCAAGGGCGTCTCTCGTGGGCGCAATCACCCTGCCAAGTCCCTGAAGGCTGCGTTTGAGTTCGTAACCGACCTGACCATGACTGCCCGTTAATAAAATCGTTTTCATTGGCATATTATTCACTCATATTCAGGCCGCTACAGTGTTGTTCGGCCCAGTTGGAGAGTCGTGTTACTTCTAAGGATGTGAGCGACCCATTGTTAAGCAATTCCGCTAGTTTGTGTTTGAACGCGCCCAGTCCGAGTACGCCCGGTACCAGCCCGGAAAGACGCTCTTCCCGGTGAGTCTGCCACCAGTGCTGTTCATCCTGTGACAGGGTATCAGGCCAGTTGCGCGCCCGGTAACGCATGAGTAAGTCTGGTAGACGCGGATCATCGAAAGTAGCATGCGCTGATGCGAGTTGTTGCGACGAATATGTACGCAGCTGATCAAGTCTTCTGCGGTCACCATCTTGAATAAAGCCGTCATAGAGTGCGCCATCGACATCTTTGGGCAGTTTGATGCTTTCTGATTTAAAGATGTCGTGCCAGCTGAACATGGGGGCTGGCGCTTTTTGCAAATTGGCCAGATGCTTTTCAGCTTGAGCGAGATCTATCCCCAGCTGTTCGGCGCGGGTGCCGCTGAGTACGCGCAGATCCCCCACCACAATCGGGCTACGGTTGATGTGGATCGTTTTAATCGGCAGTCGCGCCACATCCCTGGGAAGTTGCTCAGCCGGGGTAAACATGCGTTGCCGTACTTGCTCGGTGGTCAGTTCAAATAGCGCCAGAGGATCATATGCCAGATCCCACACAATGAGCTGGTTCCGATTATCTGGATGCCAGCCAAGCGCAGTCACTAGCGCGATATTGGCTTTAGCAGCGCCGAACATTCCCGATACATGCAGAAATGCGCGGCCTTCTGATTTGGCGATTTCTGCTAGAACCGTCTGTTTGTTGCGCATCTTCAGGCAATGTTCAAACAATCGGGGCTGCTTCTGTTTGATCAAGCGAGCCAGTGCGATCGTGGCGCGGACATCGGAAACCGCATCATGCGCGTGCTCGTGCGACAAGCCATTGGCCGCACTGAGATGTTCAAGCTTGAAACTAGGTAGTCCATCTTCGCGTAAGGGCCATTCGATGCCTTCCGGCCGGAACGCATGGCAGGCACGCACCAAATCAAGAATATCCCAGCGTCCGCACTGATTGCGCCACTCGCGATCATACGGTGGATAGAGATTGCGCCAGAACAGGTGTCGTGTCAGCTCGTCATCGAAGCGCAGGGTGTTATATCCCACGCCACAGGTACCCGGGCGAGAGAGTGCTTCATGGATATGTTTGACAAATTCGGGCTCGGGTATGCCTCGTTCAGCAACGATTTCTGGCGTAATGCCCGTGAGCGCCATCGACACCGGATCAGGCAGGTAGTCATTGCTGAGCTGACAAAACAGCTCGATAGGTGACTCGATTTCGTTCAGTTCAGCATCGGTGCGGATCGCGGCGAATTGTGCCGGACGATCCAGCTTGGGGTTGATGCCAAAGGTTTCGTAATCGTGCCAGAGAAAACTGGGGGTAGACATGGTAACGGCCTGAATAATCAGGCCGTCAGTTTACCGTATTCCTGGGAGGATCGGCCTTACGCTTGCGCGAACCGGTGTGTGCGTTCCCGATAAAGGCTCCACCCCAGCATGCTCAAGCCAATGGCCGCACCAACAATACTCACCCCGGTAAAAGAAGAAGCTGCTGCAACCCACACCCCGGCGGCGGCCATGTCATACAGCGTCTCGAATCCACTGCGACCCATGTTTTTCTTCATTTTGCTGCGGGGAATCGGTCGTGAACGGGCGCGACTTTGAATACCGCATACGATAGAGCCAATCCACGTGGCCAGACCAAGACGTAACGCCAATTCCATATCATGCGATGCCACCAGTCCCAAGGGTAATAGGCTGGATATCAAGATGGGAATCAGAATGGAAATGAGCTGCCATTTCCGGATACGACGAATATCCGCGGGAGCGGACGCCAGCAAGGCATGCCCTTCATCGAGTGCAACCGCCATCCAGACCAGATTACTCGCTGTGATGGCAAAGATAAACACCATCATGCCCGTCATCATTGTCAGCCCTTTATCCGCGTGCTTGCCAACGATCTGTCCAATGATCGTCAGGCACATGAGCATGGGGGGCATGAGCGTCATCATCAGTAACTGCGGCTCCCGCAGAATCAGCTTCCACTCTTTACGGAAGACCAATGAGGGCAGACGCAGATCGAAGCTGACGCGATCAATCTGCGTGCCTGTATGAGGCGATTGCGCGATATCTGCCTGTGTCAGGGCTCCAAATTGGCGCTTTCCAAGGTGAATTGTCCAGGCAAAGGCACCGCCTCCAATCAGTATCAGGCCAAGCAAGGGCTGAGGACTGCCAACGATGGCGTAGCCGAGCCAGTTGCATACCGCTTGTGCAGGTGCCTTGAACTGGCTGAAAAAATGCGCGAGTTGATCTCCTTTGCCCGACTGAATGAGTATATTGGGCAATTGCATCAACAGCACAAAGCCAATCGACACAAACACGCTTATTCGCTGTGCGATGTGCTTGGCGCGCTTTGCGCCGAATCGTCTGGCCAGCCAGATGATGGACAGCATGGCTGGCACCGAAGATATGGCCCCCATCGCCAGTAGTGCCGGAAACATTGCAATGAGATTGAAATGTCCGAAGCCGATGCCGACAAGCGAGAAGGGGACAACCAGCCAGAGTGGAAGGTAAATGGCGTTTAGGACGATGCCAATACTACGCACGGTCAGCAAGCGCGAGACAGGGATCGGAGAGCTCATTAGCAAATCCATGTCACCGCGTTCGAACAGTACGGCCAGCGTTCGCTGCATGGATATGAGTAAATTGACAAATAGCAGCGCGAGCCAGGCAATGCCAAGTGCGGTTGTGCCCAGTTCATCAATCAGTTTGGCGCCTTGCGGGGTGAAATCGATCAGATAAAATAAGCCCGCAGCCATGGCTGCCAATACCAGAAACAGGACTGCAGACAACGCAATCCCAACCCATAAAGCGATTGCCTGCTGTTTACTGCCGGACATCATCTCCCGAAAGCTGAGTTTCAGTTCCCACTTCAACAGCCAAAGTACACTGCCGGGCTTCATGCAGCCTCCGCCTGAGTCAGTTCAACAAACACATCTTCCAGACTGCCGCCAACTTTGCCTGATTGCTCGCGCAATTGTTCCAGGGAGCCGCGTGCAATAAGCGAGCCTGCCTTGATGAGTGCGATGTCTTCTGCGAGGCGTTCGGCGACATCAAGAATGTGGGTGGTCAGAATCACCGTACAGCCCTCTTTCACTTTCGCCTGCAGGAGCTCCTTGACCTCGCGCGCTGCCATGACATCGAGGCCGGTCAAGGGCTCATCGAGCATGAGCAGCTTAGGGTCATGAATAAGTGCGCCGCACAAAGCCAGCTTTTGCTGCATACCCCGCGAGAATCCGTCACAGGTTTCGCCGCGATGCGCCCAAAGATTTGTCCATTCCAGCAGTTCACGTGCGCGAGACTCTGCGGTACGGGCATCAATTCCCCATAAGCCAGATACAAATTCGAGATATTCCAATGGGCGCAAACGACCATATAGAAGAGGCTCGTCTGGCAAGTAGGCCAGTAATGTTTTTGCCGCAGCAGCATCCTGCTCAATGTCGTGGCCGAATAGCTTAATCGAGCCCTGGTCCGGCTTGGTCAGTCCGGCAATCATCTTGAGCGTGGTGGTTTTCCCCGCACCATTGTGACCAAGCAATGCAAAGAATTGTCCTGCAGGTACGTCCAGGGAAAGCTGGTTGACAGCGACCTTATCGGCGAATGTTTTGTGTAAGCGATCAATACTCAGTGCGGCAGTCATCTTTGTCTCCCAAATGTAGAGGGAAGGCTACGCTGCTCGGCGTGCGACTGAAAGGTAGGGTGAGATAAAGCGTCAACTTGTGTGACAAAGCACGAAAAAGTGTATGCACTGTACAATGGCGTTCTATTTCAAGACTGTGATGCACTCATGTTGTTTGTCATTTCGCCAGCCAAGACGCTGGATTACGCCTCTGCAATACCCGCAATCGAGTCCACATTGCCAGATTTCATTTCGCAAAGCGCCGAGCTGATTGATGTGCTGCGCAAAGTGTCGCCGCATGCACTGGCAAAGCTGATGGATATTTCGGATGAGCTTTCAGCACTCAATGTCGCACGCTATGCCGCATGGTCGCCCGAGTTTAACGATGAAAATTCGCGTGCTGCAGTGTATGCGTTTATGGGGGATGTCTACGAGGGGCTGGACGTGCGCAGTCTCGATCATGATCAGATTGCTTACCTGCAGACGCATCTGCGCATCTTGTCGGGTCTGTACGGCATACTGCGGCCACTGGATCGCATGCAGCCCTACCGACTGGAAATGGGCACGCGCCTCAATACTGCCCACGGCACCAATCTCTATGCGTTCTGGGGCATGCGCGTGACGGATACCCTGAATGCACTGCAGGCGAATTCCTCAGCGCCTGTTTTGGTCAATCTGGCGAGCGAAGAGTACTTCAAAGTCGTCAGCCACAAGAAAATCCGCGGACGCGTCATTGATTGCGTGTTTGAGGACTTCAAGAATGGCAAATACAAGATTATTAGTTTCTTTGCCAAGCGCGCACGGGGTCTGATGGTTCGCTACGCTGCACTGAACTCGGTTACAGACCCCGAAAAGCTGAAGGACTTTGATCTCGACGGATACCGTTTCGATCCCGAGGCAAGCTCGGCTGATCGCTGGGTGTTCCGGCGCAATGCTGCTACCACGCTGTCATAAAAGGCAGGGCGTATCCGGCGCACGCTAACTAATAATGCGATTGGGTTGA
The sequence above is a segment of the Burkholderiaceae bacterium DAT-1 genome. Coding sequences within it:
- a CDS encoding LytTR family DNA-binding domain-containing protein; this encodes MNAIAPTALIADDERLMRDQLRMRLGTVWPELQIISEAANGREAIAEARACEPDIVFLDIRMPEVTGIEAAKVLARDFHVVFVTAYDEYAIEAFEQGAVDYVLKPADPERLEKTCERLKARLVDSKPAANPAFDALLGELSARLGGGSAPRREYLRWIQANVGNSLRMINTNEILFFRSDEKYTRVQTESFEALIRKPIKELIDELDPDEFWQIHRSTVVRVEAIKEITRDFSGRQIVHVHGHGEKLEVSRNYTGLFKHM
- the rfbD gene encoding dTDP-4-dehydrorhamnose reductase, whose product is MPMKTILLTGSHGQVGYELKRSLQGLGRVIAPTRDALDLSSESSIQSCLSNYSPDLIINPAAFTAVDAAENQHDEAYAINARAPALFADYAARWKIPLIHYSTDYVYSGDGDQPWREDAPCVPQNVYGASKLAGEEAIRASGCAHLILRTSWVYGSRGKNFLLTMLRLGKERSQLSIIDDQFGAPTWCRTLADLTCHIIASQPDWQAVTGTYHLANSGVTTWYGFAEAIFRIASEAGVAAPELIAIPASQYPLPAKRPHNSRLNLDKFTHTFGLTPPDWQAALRMCMAE
- the sbcB gene encoding exodeoxyribonuclease I, which codes for MSTPSFLWHDYETFGINPKLDRPAQFAAIRTDAELNEIESPIELFCQLSNDYLPDPVSMALTGITPEIVAERGIPEPEFVKHIHEALSRPGTCGVGYNTLRFDDELTRHLFWRNLYPPYDREWRNQCGRWDILDLVRACHAFRPEGIEWPLREDGLPSFKLEHLSAANGLSHEHAHDAVSDVRATIALARLIKQKQPRLFEHCLKMRNKQTVLAEIAKSEGRAFLHVSGMFGAAKANIALVTALGWHPDNRNQLIVWDLAYDPLALFELTTEQVRQRMFTPAEQLPRDVARLPIKTIHINRSPIVVGDLRVLSGTRAEQLGIDLAQAEKHLANLQKAPAPMFSWHDIFKSESIKLPKDVDGALYDGFIQDGDRRRLDQLRTYSSQQLASAHATFDDPRLPDLLMRYRARNWPDTLSQDEQHWWQTHREERLSGLVPGVLGLGAFKHKLAELLNNGSLTSLEVTRLSNWAEQHCSGLNMSE
- a CDS encoding ABC transporter ATP-binding protein, with the translated sequence MTAALSIDRLHKTFADKVAVNQLSLDVPAGQFFALLGHNGAGKTTTLKMIAGLTKPDQGSIKLFGHDIEQDAAAAKTLLAYLPDEPLLYGRLRPLEYLEFVSGLWGIDARTAESRARELLEWTNLWAHRGETCDGFSRGMQQKLALCGALIHDPKLLMLDEPLTGLDVMAAREVKELLQAKVKEGCTVILTTHILDVAERLAEDIALIKAGSLIARGSLEQLREQSGKVGGSLEDVFVELTQAEAA
- the yaaA gene encoding peroxide stress protein YaaA, which gives rise to MLFVISPAKTLDYASAIPAIESTLPDFISQSAELIDVLRKVSPHALAKLMDISDELSALNVARYAAWSPEFNDENSRAAVYAFMGDVYEGLDVRSLDHDQIAYLQTHLRILSGLYGILRPLDRMQPYRLEMGTRLNTAHGTNLYAFWGMRVTDTLNALQANSSAPVLVNLASEEYFKVVSHKKIRGRVIDCVFEDFKNGKYKIISFFAKRARGLMVRYAALNSVTDPEKLKDFDLDGYRFDPEASSADRWVFRRNAATTLS